CTCCGATTATACCTCTATATGATTAAGCCCTCCCATAAAACTTACTAATACTTGCACTCAGGAATTTTCTCTCGGTAGTACATAAAACCCACGTGCTAATGACTAAGGTTTTTATTCGATATAAAATTCAATACATGCACGAAAGACCCGCCTTTGTAGTATCATAGTATTCACTCATTGAATTCATAGCCTTTTATATTATTTactaaagtggagctcccagtaactCCCAATTATACCTCCATACGATCAAGTCCCTTGCGGGACTTCTCTTGTGTGTGTCGTATATCATCTCTTGGTGATATCTCTATTACATTctgatctttgtatgataaactcAGACTGTGACATTCAATGTGTGGTCTTTACTATCACATCGTAGAGCCTCCGTTATATTCGATTATGCTTgcttctttggcaatcgaccttcattcaCCTGCTTTCGGGTTATACCTGGATGAAGTATAGCTCTAGGATAGCTCATCGCCTCGTAGCTCtcaaagtccactgacttcactaaAGTTTGTGTGCCATTATTTGAATCCTGAGTCTCTAGATACCACTTCTTTCATGATAACTCGAATAAtaacactatgacatattcttcaagagtgctCACCTCTGCATCATCTTATCCCGTGCCAAGGTCTTATGaccccaacttcgccttcgcaagttgAGTTGTCTTAGTTCCTTCGTTAAATGTTTCACCTAGATAAAGTGTATGCACCTCGAAGCTCTCTTCCACTTTAGCACTATATAGGTTGAGTCCACTTTATCAAAATGAGGGACCCATTGAATGATATGATCTTACTCTTGCATCTATAATaattcatatccttgacctctatctaggGAAAGCTTTGTGCCTTCGCTTTATATTTCATTTTCTATATCGACTCCCTTCGTATGGCCTGAGCACTTCATCAAGTTCCAACCAAGTTACTCTACTTCTCAATTTACATTAAGCTGATGATAGCTTTCGCACTTACAATTTTATGGATTAGCCCTTCGTTCAGTTCGATTTTCACATCGACTCTATGTATCTTTGTTTGGTATTGTTTTGAGTCGCTCTTCTCCTTTGATTTTGTAATACATCCACCAATATATTACCTCATTTATCGCTAGAAGTTTTTGGTCTGACTTGTGCACAAGAGCCCTAAAAGTTTAGGTCTAAGTGAACCTATTTAATGGGTTGGAGCTGACCGCTCGATGCTAGATGGATAAGCATGTCCTTCACTAAAAACTGAAATTACAGTGTGCCCAAAGCTCAGTGAACAAAGTCGGTGTTTTGGTTTTTTTGTAGTTTTATATGCTTGATTAATTTTGTAAGGGTGTTTGTCATCTCCATGCCTCGTTTAAATGTTGGCGTAGAGACTTGGAGGCACCACCCGCTTTACTTTGTGAACTGGAGAGACCGTCGTTTTAGCTACACGATTAATCAGAAAACCTGCATCTCGGAAGGCATTTAATTATACACAGAAAAGGGAAGAAACAGAAGAAAAAGGAACTGTTCATCGGTAGTACATCCAATCTTGAACTTAATCAGAAATGACACTCTACGATGATCACAAAATTCCTCTTATCTTCTAAAGATGCCAAAATCCATAAACAAGAATGACTTGTTCAGTTCATCCATAACATcttcatatatctaaaactttGCTGACCTTTTCAGATGCAAAAATATAATCTCTTAGTTCTAATGTAAAACATAAAAAGAATAATTGTAAGAGCAAGACAAGAAACAAAAGGAAAACGGCTCCACGTGAGAAGCTCCATCAACagttccaaataaaaatatggcTTGAGATCTCACTCTTCATTCATGGCTTCATCCTCTTTGTTAGAAAAATCTGCTGGAATTATGCATCCTCCTCGTCGATTAAAATCTTTTTGCAAGCCTCATAGCACATAAATGAGATCCCTGCAGCAGGCACCAGCTTCATCCAGCTTGGCCCCAACCCTTTGTACAGCCCCCCAATTCCTTCCTTTTCCAATATGCTCAAGAAAGCATGAAGCATATTCTTGTAGACCTGCCTGCCACCCACAGCTCCGACTTGCATATGTTTCCGAGCAACTTCAAGTGGGAAGGTTGTGCCACTCGAAATGGCACCGGCCGCTGAACCAATCAGAAGAGTGGCGATGCTGCCTATTTCCTCTGTCTCGAATGTCTTTCTGTAGAATTTCTTTAGGGACTCGTAAGCGAAGTAGTTTGTAGCTGCATATGGCATGACTCCTATGAGACTCGGAGTCAGACCTCTGTACAGTTCTGAGGGACCCTCCTCACATACAATTTTCAGGAATGCGTGTAGAAGATTGTCATAGACATCTCTCTGCATGAATGGTAGAAATCAGACAAAAATTGTATGTGCAACATTAACATTCCTCGGAGGGCTTCACTGACCTGTATGGTTAGTCGAGTCTTGAGTAATTCTAAAGGATAAGTGCAGAGGGTTGAGCTGACTCCAGCAAATGCCCCAGCAACTAGCGAGGAGGGGACAGGAAGTTTTGGAGGTTTCCCATCCTTGGGGGTTAAAACCTTCTTAGCTGTATCATAAGCAAATAACTGCCAGGAGAATGACAAAGTTTGATAACTGTAGAAATAAGGATCATGTTGCAAGACACAGGATAGAACATGACAAAAGGAAACGATGATCAGATAATAGTATACCATAACTTAACCATGTTCAACTATCAATGGCTAGGAACCACACAAGATGACTACCAGAGACCAAATATAGATGCAACATCatattatcattatatttaaaatGTGCACAATCTTACAGTCAATTAAAAACAAGGTGGTGAGAATTGGTTTGCATATACACTTGCTCATCAACAAAACTTTGGTTGATCAGCTGTAGACTTGCAAGCCTATGTAAACTACATTGCTTTCACAGTCTTGTTGTCATGACACCAAACCAAATATTAGACAAAAAATTGTTCGGAGTACGGATATTCATGGTTCAGCTTCCAGAGAGATGACCTATTTTCTTGAACTGAACCAAATCTTTTGGTCAAAAAATTCCAAGTCTGGAACTGAACCAATTGAACCTGAAAACCAAGGTAATGATTGGCGCACTCCAACAGGTTGGTAATTGGTTATCTGGTTATCACATATCTTAATCATGGGAGGTGCAACTTGAAAAACCCAAACCTTAAAGCTCTTCCACAGTGGAGATTTTGAagttaaaataaaaacaaataacTCGAATGAAGATTGGAGAGATCAAAATCC
The window above is part of the Musa acuminata AAA Group cultivar baxijiao chromosome BXJ2-6, Cavendish_Baxijiao_AAA, whole genome shotgun sequence genome. Proteins encoded here:
- the LOC135614385 gene encoding adenine nucleotide transporter BT1, chloroplastic/mitochondrial-like, with amino-acid sequence MADKRLQAVENKSDVFFLPFPELGFSWNEGFYPSGGLFASVGQMGVGFGVSPNPPNPSDNSVNVPGTDLYVKYVSPDVGYRVLGTPAEPAAEATNVIAEVVANKKEKKGGLKARIRIGNLHFRRLISGAIAGAVSRTAVAPLETIRTHLMVGSNGNSTTEVFQSIMETEGWKGLFRGNFVNVIRVAPSKAIELFAYDTAKKVLTPKDGKPPKLPVPSSLVAGAFAGVSSTLCTYPLELLKTRLTIQRDVYDNLLHAFLKIVCEEGPSELYRGLTPSLIGVMPYAATNYFAYESLKKFYRKTFETEEIGSIATLLIGSAAGAISSGTTFPLEVARKHMQVGAVGGRQVYKNMLHAFLSILEKEGIGGLYKGLGPSWMKLVPAAGISFMCYEACKKILIDEEDA